The following proteins are co-located in the Paludibaculum fermentans genome:
- a CDS encoding FRG domain-containing protein, with product MSAAKSTAGTRRRVKKSYLFEKVVDSWEDFLQLVSADPFRHWAFRGQRDASWQVWSTVSRELRSRHVAPRYWTSQEHRLIWIFQRKASGFLENLPVVADTPHWMALMQHHGAPTRLVDFTWSPYVAAFFALESSVEDAAVWAINAPQLGTFAYGPEFAPAQRPPSPQEVLNSIGVRGKDAVAIGEPYFKNRRVIAQSGTFAFPWDIERPIDEILASQEGVIAKFVLRGRALRKRALGELYRMNITNATLFPDLDGLARSLAFELEYHYAYDPTDGES from the coding sequence ATGAGTGCGGCGAAATCGACCGCCGGTACGCGGCGGCGGGTAAAGAAGTCCTATCTGTTTGAGAAGGTCGTTGATAGCTGGGAAGACTTTCTCCAGCTCGTTTCGGCCGATCCCTTCCGGCACTGGGCCTTCCGTGGGCAACGCGATGCCAGTTGGCAGGTATGGTCCACCGTCAGCCGCGAACTGCGCAGCCGGCACGTGGCGCCCCGCTATTGGACATCGCAGGAACACCGCCTGATCTGGATCTTCCAAAGGAAGGCCAGCGGCTTTCTGGAGAACCTGCCTGTCGTCGCCGATACCCCGCACTGGATGGCGCTGATGCAGCATCACGGCGCTCCGACGCGTCTTGTGGATTTCACGTGGTCGCCCTATGTGGCGGCGTTCTTCGCATTGGAGTCGAGCGTGGAAGATGCCGCCGTCTGGGCCATCAATGCTCCGCAGTTGGGCACCTTCGCGTACGGGCCGGAGTTTGCTCCGGCGCAACGCCCGCCTAGCCCGCAGGAGGTGCTGAACAGCATCGGCGTCCGAGGCAAGGATGCCGTGGCGATCGGCGAGCCCTATTTCAAGAACCGCCGCGTCATTGCCCAGTCCGGAACCTTCGCCTTCCCCTGGGATATTGAGCGGCCCATCGATGAAATCCTGGCCAGTCAGGAGGGGGTCATCGCCAAATTCGTATTGCGCGGCCGTGCCCTCAGAAAGCGGGCACTGGGCGAACTCTATCGCATGAACATCACGAATGCGACGCTATTCCCAGACCTGGACGGCCTGGCCCGCTCGCTGGCGTTCGAACTGGAGTACCACTACGCTTACGATCCCACCGACGGGGAGAGCTAG
- a CDS encoding DUF6496 domain-containing protein translates to MPGKRGAKPAKKQALPSTQAGEYVREEIEHVRKGEHGARSAKQIIAIGLSRARRAGVDIPPPPGQKATKATRRKPDPARSKATQAALEREGTSAASHESLSRQARGSAKRRGPGSLSRAAAKAVRTKGAEGLHQAAMKAAKTRARRTAGE, encoded by the coding sequence ATGCCTGGGAAACGCGGAGCAAAACCGGCGAAGAAGCAGGCCTTGCCCTCCACGCAGGCTGGCGAGTATGTGCGGGAGGAGATCGAGCACGTGCGTAAAGGTGAGCACGGCGCGCGCTCCGCCAAGCAGATCATCGCCATCGGTCTGTCGAGGGCCCGCCGGGCTGGAGTGGATATTCCGCCCCCGCCGGGACAGAAGGCCACGAAAGCGACCAGGCGGAAGCCGGATCCGGCACGCTCCAAAGCCACCCAGGCGGCTTTGGAGCGGGAAGGGACGAGTGCGGCTTCCCACGAGTCTCTTTCCAGGCAGGCCCGCGGCAGTGCCAAGCGCCGGGGGCCAGGGAGCCTGAGCCGGGCCGCAGCCAAGGCCGTTCGCACGAAGGGCGCCGAGGGACTTCACCAGGCGGCGATGAAAGCGGCCAAAACACGAGCGCGGCGTACCGCCGGCGAGTAA
- a CDS encoding PRC-barrel domain-containing protein encodes MQASKIKKIDPDKKFRRVLAASTLAGDKVRNAVGEDLGKIDEIMIDIPTGRIAYAVLSFGGILRMGNKLFAVPWSALRVDEDEKCFILDVDSRTLESAPGFDKDNWPDMADTTWGAEVFKYYRATPYWDDTETKQWSASNRP; translated from the coding sequence ATGCAAGCAAGCAAAATCAAGAAGATCGATCCAGACAAGAAGTTTCGCCGGGTTCTGGCGGCCAGTACACTCGCCGGAGACAAGGTGCGGAACGCCGTAGGCGAAGACCTCGGCAAGATCGACGAGATTATGATCGATATTCCAACCGGGCGGATCGCCTATGCGGTCCTGTCCTTCGGCGGAATCCTGCGCATGGGGAACAAGCTGTTCGCGGTGCCTTGGAGCGCGCTCAGAGTGGATGAGGACGAGAAGTGCTTCATCCTTGATGTGGACAGCCGGACCCTTGAGAGTGCGCCCGGGTTCGACAAGGACAACTGGCCCGATATGGCGGACACTACCTGGGGTGCGGAAGTATTCAAGTACTACCGTGCCACGCCGTACTGGGACGACACCGAAACGAAGCAGTGGAGCGCCTCCAACAGGCCGTAG